In Leptospira stimsonii, one genomic interval encodes:
- a CDS encoding TIGR04452 family lipoprotein, whose product MKQIFGIILISAFVNCLVVDSLGLETRYKGKEARQKIADAVNKVASLRKAAGIVDTPLESLVFLLAPDFAGLEDDKYYPKARIDDCAKNIASPTGAIISPLLPMLFDCNLKPDGILLQND is encoded by the coding sequence ATGAAACAGATCTTTGGTATCATTCTCATATCTGCATTCGTGAATTGTCTCGTCGTCGATTCCTTAGGTTTGGAAACAAGATATAAAGGAAAGGAAGCAAGACAAAAGATCGCCGATGCGGTAAACAAAGTCGCTTCCCTGCGAAAGGCCGCCGGCATCGTGGATACTCCGCTTGAATCGCTCGTCTTTCTTTTGGCTCCGGACTTTGCCGGTCTGGAAGACGACAAATACTATCCGAAAGCAAGAATCGACGATTGTGCAAAAAACATCGCCTCTCCGACCGGAGCGATCATTTCTCCATTGTTGCCGATGTTGTTCGACTGTAATCTCAAACCGGACGGAATTCTCCTACAAAACGATTGA
- a CDS encoding response regulator, whose product MQNSLEQELRLRIQNDISFFDWIQNQAMDGLWILDLNSEKNFWFDKKFLRTFGLRQTPNDPSSVFTKESLRKISEFVLNIKERGLEDREELFSFYRNEKEMSFKTNLMTVKNEQGVAYLLLGGLDISEKLFAPEESKNLRGPLDSILDSLPALIGFWDSNLINRFANKAYLEWFGMKPQEIYGKHIREVLGESLFEKNLPYMEKAIRGEIQSFERKIPMPDGKSHKHSLAQYIPNLVNGKPSGFFVIVSDITSIRETTEQLRKSEIELSTLFESLPIGVTLLNHDHEIVKVNPALGKIVSINNISLEKGYYKNRIYLKADGSYYSPEELPSFRARTGQFAIKDEVVGIQIENGSIIWTKVTAVPLNLPDYSVMILTYDITESKNFESELIKAKGLLEQTSRLVRIGAWAADLRSGVGTWSAVTKEMHEVPPDFEPTIETGLRFVKEGESRAMVKEAVENLISKGIPYDIEMQLVTYKGNELWVRSVANAEFENGVCVRIYGALYDIDERKKTEIALFQERSRLLAFVEHAPAAVAMFDTEIKYIAVSERWLADYHLQGRDILGLSHYEVFPNISKEWKETHQRCLSGEVLKNDEDVWRPAGWEQDQYLRWEVRPWYQLDGAIGGLMMFTQDITESCLQREELKKAKILAERASRAKSEFLANMSHEIRTPLNGIIGFTDLLLRTNLDPTQHQYMMTVYQSAGSLLEVINDILDFSKIEAGKLELSNEMTDVWELGSQVVNTVKFQAHKKNLELLVNISPSVPKFVNTDSVRLRQILVNLFSNAIKFTEEGEIEFRIEVLNMISEKESVIRFSVRDTGIGIAKENQKRIFDAFSQEDASTTRRFGGTGLGLTISNQILAMMKSKLELESKVGRGSMFFFDLTMEILDSNPTNEWPRYESVKNILIVDDNDNNRKILEEMLKLSNIPCELVKNGTEAIEKVAGGNRYDFILLDYHMPFMDGMETAKIIRQKLNVTEQEQPIILLSSASDDSNTIEESQKVGIQEVMTKPIYIRELYDLIGRNQILKKPNLQKNENKTGEAVTSIRKAVKILIAEDNPVNMLLTKSIIARILPSAKIVEARNGLEAVEQSLKSIPDLIFMDIQMPNMNGYEATEAIRGLEMERRVPIIALTAGIVSGEREKCIEAGMDDYVSKPAVQADFTKVILKWLA is encoded by the coding sequence ATGCAAAATTCCCTGGAACAGGAACTCCGTCTCCGGATTCAAAACGATATTTCCTTCTTCGATTGGATTCAAAACCAGGCGATGGATGGGTTATGGATTTTAGATCTGAATTCGGAGAAGAATTTTTGGTTTGATAAAAAATTCTTACGAACGTTCGGCCTCAGACAAACTCCGAACGACCCGTCCTCAGTATTTACGAAGGAAAGCCTCCGAAAAATTTCCGAATTCGTCCTAAATATAAAAGAACGAGGTTTGGAAGACCGCGAAGAACTTTTTTCTTTTTACCGCAACGAGAAAGAAATGTCTTTCAAGACAAATTTAATGACCGTAAAAAACGAGCAAGGAGTCGCCTATCTTTTGTTAGGCGGATTGGACATTTCCGAAAAACTCTTCGCTCCGGAGGAATCAAAAAATCTTCGCGGACCACTCGATTCGATTTTGGACTCATTACCCGCTCTTATCGGTTTTTGGGATTCGAATCTGATCAATCGATTTGCGAATAAAGCCTATTTGGAATGGTTCGGAATGAAACCTCAGGAAATATACGGCAAACATATTCGAGAGGTTTTAGGAGAATCGCTTTTTGAAAAAAATCTTCCCTATATGGAAAAAGCCATTCGGGGAGAAATACAGAGTTTCGAACGAAAAATTCCGATGCCGGACGGGAAATCCCACAAACACTCTTTAGCGCAGTACATACCGAATCTTGTGAACGGAAAACCGTCCGGCTTTTTCGTGATCGTCAGCGACATCACTTCGATCCGAGAGACGACGGAACAATTACGAAAGAGCGAAATCGAATTGAGCACTCTTTTCGAATCGCTACCCATCGGAGTGACTTTACTGAATCACGATCACGAAATCGTAAAAGTAAATCCGGCATTGGGAAAGATCGTCTCAATCAATAATATCAGTTTGGAAAAAGGATATTATAAAAATAGAATATATCTTAAAGCGGACGGTTCGTATTATTCACCGGAAGAACTTCCCAGTTTTCGTGCAAGAACCGGACAATTCGCTATTAAAGACGAAGTAGTCGGAATTCAAATCGAAAACGGGTCGATCATTTGGACCAAAGTTACTGCCGTACCATTGAATCTTCCGGATTATTCCGTAATGATTCTTACGTACGACATCACGGAAAGTAAGAATTTCGAAAGCGAACTGATCAAGGCAAAAGGTCTTTTAGAACAAACAAGTCGCCTCGTTCGAATCGGCGCTTGGGCCGCGGACTTAAGGTCCGGAGTCGGCACTTGGTCGGCGGTTACGAAAGAAATGCACGAGGTTCCTCCCGACTTCGAACCTACGATCGAAACCGGACTTCGTTTCGTAAAGGAAGGGGAAAGCCGCGCGATGGTTAAGGAAGCCGTTGAAAATCTCATCTCAAAGGGAATTCCCTATGATATCGAAATGCAACTGGTCACGTACAAAGGCAATGAACTCTGGGTCCGTTCGGTTGCAAACGCGGAATTTGAAAACGGAGTTTGTGTAAGAATTTACGGAGCGTTATACGACATCGACGAAAGGAAAAAAACCGAGATCGCCCTCTTTCAAGAGAGATCAAGATTGCTCGCATTCGTCGAACACGCTCCCGCCGCGGTCGCGATGTTCGATACCGAAATCAAATATATCGCGGTCAGCGAGAGATGGCTCGCGGATTATCATCTCCAGGGCAGAGACATATTGGGCTTATCCCATTACGAAGTTTTTCCGAACATCTCAAAGGAATGGAAAGAAACTCATCAGAGATGTCTTTCCGGAGAAGTCCTTAAAAACGATGAGGACGTATGGAGACCGGCCGGATGGGAGCAAGATCAATATTTGCGATGGGAAGTTCGACCTTGGTATCAGTTGGATGGAGCGATCGGCGGCCTCATGATGTTTACGCAAGATATCACCGAAAGTTGTCTGCAAAGGGAAGAACTCAAAAAAGCGAAAATTCTTGCGGAAAGGGCGAGCAGAGCGAAATCCGAATTCTTAGCCAATATGAGTCACGAAATCAGAACACCGCTGAACGGGATCATCGGATTCACCGATCTATTACTCCGTACAAATCTGGATCCGACCCAACACCAATATATGATGACCGTATATCAATCCGCGGGATCATTACTGGAAGTCATCAATGATATATTAGATTTCTCTAAAATTGAAGCCGGAAAACTCGAACTTTCAAACGAGATGACGGATGTCTGGGAATTGGGAAGTCAAGTAGTAAACACGGTTAAATTTCAAGCGCACAAGAAGAATTTGGAGCTACTCGTAAACATATCTCCATCGGTTCCAAAATTCGTAAACACAGATAGCGTTCGACTGAGGCAGATTCTCGTAAACCTGTTCAGCAATGCGATCAAATTTACGGAGGAAGGGGAAATTGAATTTAGAATCGAAGTTCTAAATATGATTTCCGAAAAAGAATCCGTAATTCGATTTTCGGTACGCGATACGGGTATCGGAATCGCGAAGGAAAACCAAAAAAGAATTTTCGACGCCTTTTCCCAAGAGGACGCTTCGACCACGAGGAGATTCGGAGGGACCGGATTAGGACTAACCATTTCCAATCAAATTCTCGCGATGATGAAAAGTAAATTGGAACTCGAGAGCAAGGTTGGGAGAGGAAGTATGTTCTTCTTCGATCTTACGATGGAAATTTTGGATTCAAATCCGACCAACGAATGGCCGAGATATGAAAGCGTAAAAAACATCTTGATCGTGGACGATAACGATAACAATCGGAAGATCCTGGAAGAAATGTTAAAATTATCGAATATACCCTGCGAACTCGTAAAAAACGGAACCGAGGCGATAGAAAAAGTCGCCGGCGGGAATCGATATGACTTCATCCTACTCGACTATCATATGCCTTTCATGGACGGAATGGAAACCGCAAAGATCATACGGCAAAAACTCAACGTCACCGAACAAGAACAGCCAATCATCTTGTTGAGTAGCGCTTCAGACGATTCAAACACGATCGAAGAATCGCAGAAGGTCGGGATTCAGGAAGTGATGACAAAGCCGATTTATATTCGAGAACTTTACGATTTGATCGGAAGAAACCAGATTCTTAAAAAACCTAACTTACAAAAAAACGAAAATAAAACGGGCGAAGCGGTCACATCGATTCGAAAAGCGGTAAAAATTTTAATAGCGGAAGACAATCCGGTCAACATGCTTTTGACCAAGAGCATTATCGCAAGAATTCTTCCTTCTGCCAAGATCGTGGAAGCGCGCAACGGATTGGAAGCGGTGGAGCAAAGCCTAAAATCAATACCGGACTTGATTTTTATGGATATTCAGATGCCGAACATGAATGGATACGAGGCGACAGAGGCGATTCGAGGATTGGAAATGGAAAGAAGAGTTCCGATCATCGCGCTAACAGCGGGTATCGTTTCCGGAGAAAGGGAAAAGTGTATCGAAGCCGGAATGGACGACTACGTAAGCAAACCAGCAGTACAGGCAGATTTTACGAAAGTAATCCTAAAGTGGTTGGCTTAG
- a CDS encoding acyl-CoA thioesterase, whose protein sequence is MLSTLDKTELSPSGIYRIRFQDCDPFGHLNNARYMDYFLEAREDHLRDFYGFDLFEHSSREGKSWVVTRTQIAYLEPAKQSDLVRIVTRLVGKSDGGIRNEDLMYDQAGKKLKALIWIDFAFIDLKRGRPTRHGEELNQFFNSVLYSDSGLQNGNFEERVREMKRTMAPGLEAVLV, encoded by the coding sequence ATGCTTTCTACATTGGATAAAACGGAATTATCTCCTTCCGGTATCTATCGAATCCGGTTCCAGGATTGTGATCCTTTCGGGCACCTCAATAACGCTCGTTATATGGATTACTTCTTGGAGGCGCGCGAAGACCATTTGAGGGATTTTTACGGTTTCGATCTTTTCGAACATTCTTCCAGAGAAGGGAAATCCTGGGTGGTGACTCGAACACAAATTGCCTATCTCGAACCCGCGAAACAGAGCGATCTGGTTCGTATCGTTACTCGATTGGTTGGGAAGAGTGACGGAGGAATTCGAAACGAGGATTTGATGTATGACCAAGCCGGAAAAAAATTAAAAGCCCTGATATGGATTGATTTTGCTTTCATAGATCTTAAAAGGGGAAGACCGACCCGGCACGGTGAGGAGTTGAATCAGTTTTTCAATTCCGTCCTCTATTCGGATTCGGGATTGCAGAACGGAAATTTTGAAGAGCGCGTTCGCGAAATGAAGCGGACGATGGCTCCTGGCTTAGAAGCCGTTCTCGTCTAA
- a CDS encoding MarR family winged helix-turn-helix transcriptional regulator, with the protein MVKKVESTVSNRKSKKGSLNPTRDELLTVGLGCLNFNLKRASRAIAQYFDHVLDPVGLTSARFNILMTLGTTEGMELSPMADLLVLDRTTLLRNLEPLETLGYIQDIPSENKRARKVALTEKGWEALRYAYPVWKVAHDRVVQNLGIPEWKSIIKGLRTISKKRIFENN; encoded by the coding sequence ATGGTCAAAAAGGTGGAGTCGACGGTTTCGAATCGGAAGTCAAAAAAAGGATCTCTTAATCCGACTCGTGACGAACTTTTGACCGTAGGCTTGGGTTGTCTGAACTTCAATTTGAAGAGGGCCTCCCGAGCCATCGCACAATACTTTGATCACGTCTTAGATCCGGTAGGTCTGACTTCGGCCCGCTTTAACATTCTTATGACTCTCGGAACGACGGAGGGGATGGAACTTTCTCCGATGGCAGATCTTCTTGTTTTGGATCGAACGACTCTTCTTAGAAATTTGGAACCGTTGGAAACGTTAGGTTATATTCAGGATATTCCTTCGGAAAATAAGAGGGCGAGAAAAGTCGCGCTCACGGAAAAAGGTTGGGAAGCTCTTCGCTACGCTTACCCGGTTTGGAAAGTGGCGCACGATCGCGTCGTTCAAAATCTAGGAATTCCGGAATGGAAGTCGATCATAAAAGGTCTTAGAACGATTTCAAAAAAAAGAATATTCGAAAACAATTAA